A section of the Phaseolus vulgaris cultivar G19833 chromosome 8, P. vulgaris v2.0, whole genome shotgun sequence genome encodes:
- the LOC137825308 gene encoding protein MAIN-LIKE 2-like, with translation MAKTRGGGSQDQDRRRPTTFVRRRDRGGVEERIGDDVHIDNDNEQGLRDDDQVDQGEEFPRGPSDMSLLVNFVDHVVVKLWEGEDQGELKLVSHGRKLRKFGMSHANIELLVQNSGLFSLCNISYELGDKGLISAFVERWHQETNSLHLLVGEMTITLDDVSSLLHLPILGQFPTYVPLEYNGVATILAELLGVDEARGKAEMRQC, from the exons ATGGCTAAAACTAGAGGAGGTGGATCTCAGGATCAGGATCGCAGAAGACCGACGACATTCGTCCGTAGAAGAGACCGAGGTGGTGTCGAGGAAAGGATTGGTGATGATGTTCATATTGATAATGACAATGAACAAGGATTACGAGATGATGACCAAGTAGACCAGGGAGAAGAGTTTCCTAGAGGACCTTCTGATATGTCTTTATTAGTAAATTTTGTTGACCATGTTGTTGTTAAGCTCTGGGAGGGTGAG gaTCAGGGAGAACTTAAATTGGTATCCCACGGTAGGAAATTACGTAAATTTGGGATGTCTCATGCTAATATTGAGCTACTTGTACAAAATTCTGGATTGTTTAGTTTGTGCAATATAAGTTATGAATTGGGGGACAAGGGATTGATTTCAGCCTTTGTCGAAAGGTGGCATCAGGAGACAAACTCCCTCCACCTTCTCGTAGGTGAGATGACCATCACACTTGATGATGTGTCATCTCTTTTACACCTCCCCATTTTGGGTCAATTCCCTACATATGTGCCCTTAGAGTACAACGGAGTTGCAACAATTTTAGCTGAGTTACTAGGGGTGGATGAGGCTCGGGGGAAGGCTGAGATGAGGCAGTGCTGA